The following proteins come from a genomic window of Salvia hispanica cultivar TCC Black 2014 chromosome 4, UniMelb_Shisp_WGS_1.0, whole genome shotgun sequence:
- the LOC125224120 gene encoding uncharacterized protein LOC125224120 isoform X2 codes for MQHEDDKSLSEKNKKRIVKTQAQVQALEKFYNEHKYPSESMKIQVAESIGLTEKQVSGWFCHRRLKDKKLINGENHATVRQDRSSGVVQDRGSGHRQDSCGSTKQGDDKNLDTREVESGRLTAKDFSAADLTYEHDNHYAGNYNRTIDDSSGSSSSLRNAPPNYQNGDPSDVSTSRYLMPKFPSDTKGIKPRPGPSGYLKVKGRLENPAVTAVKRQLGKHYREDGPPLGVEFDPLPPGAFESSMQEPVEGNYHTGEDVRGSPDHLNVRQNSKYFKNSHRPYAHILGSEYPSSMAPYNSDIDGTNFKTRSGSDIPDSYVYRKSRIKTSLSNSGSYYPRSNSSVEFTGGSGRDIPGVGSRDEYGLRHRLGVEVTTMDTVPRYSNLQAFGGKVREKRAESWSQKYNDVNGGVPFGEYTEHDNSPLATRRNGYYSSADKGLRREVIKDDGIYTDRRMINEHQMKIPIKNDTIAKKRLREDFPHQQPSKATLMVDTTLHNYQVIRSATEMPSSFSEDDESGGTSSSVD; via the exons ATGCAGCATGAAGATGATAAATCTCTTTCagagaagaacaagaaaaggaTAGTGAAGACACAGGCTCAGGTTCAAGCATTAGAGAAATTTTACAATG AGCATAAATATCCTTCAGAATCCATGAAAATACAAGTTGCGGAGTCCATAGGTTTAACAGAGAAGCAAGTTTCTGGATGGTTTTGCCATAGGAGGTTAaaggataaaaaattaatcaatggaGAAAATCATGCCACTGTAAGGCAAGATCGGTCAAGTGGAGTCGTACAAGACCGTGGCAGCGGGCATAGGCAAGATTCATGTGGTAGCACAAAACAGGGGGATGATAAGAATCTCGATACCAGGGAAGTGGAAAGTGGAAGATTGACTGCAAAAGACTTTTCTGCTGCAGACCTTACGTATGAGCATGACAATCATTATGCTGGAAACTACAATCGTACAATTGATGATTCTTCAGGAAGTAGCAGTTCATTGCGGAATGCACCTCCTAATTACCAAAACGGGGATCCTTCTGACGTGTCTACTTCAAGGTACCTAATGCCAAAATTTCCATCTGATACAAAGGGTATAAAACCCAGGCCTGGCCCGTCAGGTTACTTAAAAGTGAAGGGTCGTCTGGAAAATCCTGCTGTAACTGCAGTCAAGAGACAGCTGGGAAAGCATTATCGGGAGGATGGTCCTCCTCTTGGCGTTGAATTTGATCCACTTCCTCCGGGTGCATTTGAATCCTCAATGCAGGAGCCGGTTGAAG GAAATTATCACACTGGAGAAGATGTACGTGGTTCACCTGATCATTTGAATGTTCGCCAGAATTCCAAGTATTTCAAG AACAGCCACAGACCTTATGCGCACATCCTT GGATCTGAATACCCATCCAGCATGGCTCCATATAACTCTGATATTGATGGTACGAATTTCAAAACAAGGAGTGGCTCTGATATTCCTGATAGCTACGTTTACCGGAAGTCCAGGATAAAGACCTCTTTATCCAACAGTGGTTCCTATTATCCAAGGAGTAACTCTTCAGTGGAATTTACGGGAGGTAGTGGCAGAGATATACCAGGAGTTGGGAGTAGAGATGAGTATGGTTTGAGGCATAGACTTGGTGTTGAAGTTACAACAATGGATACAGTGCCAAGATATTCAAATCTGCAAGCTTTTGGTGGCAAAGTGAGAGAGAAACGAGCAGAGTCTTGGtctcaaaaatataatgatgTGAATGGAGGGGTTCCCTTTGGAGAATATACAGAACATGATAATTCCCCCTTGGCAACAAGAAGAAATGGCTACTACAGCTCTGCTGACAAAGGGCTCCGAAGAGAAGTTATTAAg GATGATGGAATATATACTGATAGGAGGATGATAAATGAACATCAAATGAAGATCCCCATCAAGAATGATACAATT gctaAGAAAAGATTAAGGGAAGACTTTCCACATCAGCAACCCTCAAAAGCAACATTGATGGTGGATACAACACTACACAACTATCAAGTCATAAG GTCCGCAACAGAGATGCCATCAAGCTTTAGTGAAGACGACGAAAGTGGTGGAACGAGTTCTTCAGTGGATTGA
- the LOC125224120 gene encoding uncharacterized protein LOC125224120 isoform X1: MREGSCEMQHEDDKSLSEKNKKRIVKTQAQVQALEKFYNEHKYPSESMKIQVAESIGLTEKQVSGWFCHRRLKDKKLINGENHATVRQDRSSGVVQDRGSGHRQDSCGSTKQGDDKNLDTREVESGRLTAKDFSAADLTYEHDNHYAGNYNRTIDDSSGSSSSLRNAPPNYQNGDPSDVSTSRYLMPKFPSDTKGIKPRPGPSGYLKVKGRLENPAVTAVKRQLGKHYREDGPPLGVEFDPLPPGAFESSMQEPVEGNYHTGEDVRGSPDHLNVRQNSKYFKNSHRPYAHILGSEYPSSMAPYNSDIDGTNFKTRSGSDIPDSYVYRKSRIKTSLSNSGSYYPRSNSSVEFTGGSGRDIPGVGSRDEYGLRHRLGVEVTTMDTVPRYSNLQAFGGKVREKRAESWSQKYNDVNGGVPFGEYTEHDNSPLATRRNGYYSSADKGLRREVIKDDGIYTDRRMINEHQMKIPIKNDTIAKKRLREDFPHQQPSKATLMVDTTLHNYQVIRSATEMPSSFSEDDESGGTSSSVD, from the exons GATCATGTGAGATGCAGCATGAAGATGATAAATCTCTTTCagagaagaacaagaaaaggaTAGTGAAGACACAGGCTCAGGTTCAAGCATTAGAGAAATTTTACAATG AGCATAAATATCCTTCAGAATCCATGAAAATACAAGTTGCGGAGTCCATAGGTTTAACAGAGAAGCAAGTTTCTGGATGGTTTTGCCATAGGAGGTTAaaggataaaaaattaatcaatggaGAAAATCATGCCACTGTAAGGCAAGATCGGTCAAGTGGAGTCGTACAAGACCGTGGCAGCGGGCATAGGCAAGATTCATGTGGTAGCACAAAACAGGGGGATGATAAGAATCTCGATACCAGGGAAGTGGAAAGTGGAAGATTGACTGCAAAAGACTTTTCTGCTGCAGACCTTACGTATGAGCATGACAATCATTATGCTGGAAACTACAATCGTACAATTGATGATTCTTCAGGAAGTAGCAGTTCATTGCGGAATGCACCTCCTAATTACCAAAACGGGGATCCTTCTGACGTGTCTACTTCAAGGTACCTAATGCCAAAATTTCCATCTGATACAAAGGGTATAAAACCCAGGCCTGGCCCGTCAGGTTACTTAAAAGTGAAGGGTCGTCTGGAAAATCCTGCTGTAACTGCAGTCAAGAGACAGCTGGGAAAGCATTATCGGGAGGATGGTCCTCCTCTTGGCGTTGAATTTGATCCACTTCCTCCGGGTGCATTTGAATCCTCAATGCAGGAGCCGGTTGAAG GAAATTATCACACTGGAGAAGATGTACGTGGTTCACCTGATCATTTGAATGTTCGCCAGAATTCCAAGTATTTCAAG AACAGCCACAGACCTTATGCGCACATCCTT GGATCTGAATACCCATCCAGCATGGCTCCATATAACTCTGATATTGATGGTACGAATTTCAAAACAAGGAGTGGCTCTGATATTCCTGATAGCTACGTTTACCGGAAGTCCAGGATAAAGACCTCTTTATCCAACAGTGGTTCCTATTATCCAAGGAGTAACTCTTCAGTGGAATTTACGGGAGGTAGTGGCAGAGATATACCAGGAGTTGGGAGTAGAGATGAGTATGGTTTGAGGCATAGACTTGGTGTTGAAGTTACAACAATGGATACAGTGCCAAGATATTCAAATCTGCAAGCTTTTGGTGGCAAAGTGAGAGAGAAACGAGCAGAGTCTTGGtctcaaaaatataatgatgTGAATGGAGGGGTTCCCTTTGGAGAATATACAGAACATGATAATTCCCCCTTGGCAACAAGAAGAAATGGCTACTACAGCTCTGCTGACAAAGGGCTCCGAAGAGAAGTTATTAAg GATGATGGAATATATACTGATAGGAGGATGATAAATGAACATCAAATGAAGATCCCCATCAAGAATGATACAATT gctaAGAAAAGATTAAGGGAAGACTTTCCACATCAGCAACCCTCAAAAGCAACATTGATGGTGGATACAACACTACACAACTATCAAGTCATAAG GTCCGCAACAGAGATGCCATCAAGCTTTAGTGAAGACGACGAAAGTGGTGGAACGAGTTCTTCAGTGGATTGA
- the LOC125224120 gene encoding homeobox-DDT domain protein RLT1-like isoform X3, which produces MREGSCEMQHEDDKSLSEKNKKRIVKTQAQVQALEKFYNEHKYPSESMKIQVAESIGLTEKQVSGWFCHRRLKDKKLINGENHATVRQDRSSGVVQDRGSGHRQDSCGSTKQGDDKNLDTREVESGRLTAKDFSAADLTYEHDNHYAGNYNRTIDDSSGSSSSLRNAPPNYQNGDPSDVSTSRYLMPKFPSDTKGIKPRPGPSGYLKVKGRLENPAVTAVKRQLGKHYREDGPPLGVEFDPLPPGAFESSMQEPVEGNYHTGEDVRGSPDHLNVRQNSKYFKGSEYPSSMAPYNSDIDGTNFKTRSGSDIPDSYVYRKSRIKTSLSNSGSYYPRSNSSVEFTGGSGRDIPGVGSRDEYGLRHRLGVEVTTMDTVPRYSNLQAFGGKVREKRAESWSQKYNDVNGGVPFGEYTEHDNSPLATRRNGYYSSADKGLRREVIKDDGIYTDRRMINEHQMKIPIKNDTIAKKRLREDFPHQQPSKATLMVDTTLHNYQVIRSATEMPSSFSEDDESGGTSSSVD; this is translated from the exons GATCATGTGAGATGCAGCATGAAGATGATAAATCTCTTTCagagaagaacaagaaaaggaTAGTGAAGACACAGGCTCAGGTTCAAGCATTAGAGAAATTTTACAATG AGCATAAATATCCTTCAGAATCCATGAAAATACAAGTTGCGGAGTCCATAGGTTTAACAGAGAAGCAAGTTTCTGGATGGTTTTGCCATAGGAGGTTAaaggataaaaaattaatcaatggaGAAAATCATGCCACTGTAAGGCAAGATCGGTCAAGTGGAGTCGTACAAGACCGTGGCAGCGGGCATAGGCAAGATTCATGTGGTAGCACAAAACAGGGGGATGATAAGAATCTCGATACCAGGGAAGTGGAAAGTGGAAGATTGACTGCAAAAGACTTTTCTGCTGCAGACCTTACGTATGAGCATGACAATCATTATGCTGGAAACTACAATCGTACAATTGATGATTCTTCAGGAAGTAGCAGTTCATTGCGGAATGCACCTCCTAATTACCAAAACGGGGATCCTTCTGACGTGTCTACTTCAAGGTACCTAATGCCAAAATTTCCATCTGATACAAAGGGTATAAAACCCAGGCCTGGCCCGTCAGGTTACTTAAAAGTGAAGGGTCGTCTGGAAAATCCTGCTGTAACTGCAGTCAAGAGACAGCTGGGAAAGCATTATCGGGAGGATGGTCCTCCTCTTGGCGTTGAATTTGATCCACTTCCTCCGGGTGCATTTGAATCCTCAATGCAGGAGCCGGTTGAAG GAAATTATCACACTGGAGAAGATGTACGTGGTTCACCTGATCATTTGAATGTTCGCCAGAATTCCAAGTATTTCAAG GGATCTGAATACCCATCCAGCATGGCTCCATATAACTCTGATATTGATGGTACGAATTTCAAAACAAGGAGTGGCTCTGATATTCCTGATAGCTACGTTTACCGGAAGTCCAGGATAAAGACCTCTTTATCCAACAGTGGTTCCTATTATCCAAGGAGTAACTCTTCAGTGGAATTTACGGGAGGTAGTGGCAGAGATATACCAGGAGTTGGGAGTAGAGATGAGTATGGTTTGAGGCATAGACTTGGTGTTGAAGTTACAACAATGGATACAGTGCCAAGATATTCAAATCTGCAAGCTTTTGGTGGCAAAGTGAGAGAGAAACGAGCAGAGTCTTGGtctcaaaaatataatgatgTGAATGGAGGGGTTCCCTTTGGAGAATATACAGAACATGATAATTCCCCCTTGGCAACAAGAAGAAATGGCTACTACAGCTCTGCTGACAAAGGGCTCCGAAGAGAAGTTATTAAg GATGATGGAATATATACTGATAGGAGGATGATAAATGAACATCAAATGAAGATCCCCATCAAGAATGATACAATT gctaAGAAAAGATTAAGGGAAGACTTTCCACATCAGCAACCCTCAAAAGCAACATTGATGGTGGATACAACACTACACAACTATCAAGTCATAAG GTCCGCAACAGAGATGCCATCAAGCTTTAGTGAAGACGACGAAAGTGGTGGAACGAGTTCTTCAGTGGATTGA